From Oreochromis niloticus isolate F11D_XX unplaced genomic scaffold, O_niloticus_UMD_NMBU tig00003838_pilon, whole genome shotgun sequence, one genomic window encodes:
- the LOC102083162 gene encoding uncharacterized protein LOC102083162 gives MPRKGQRSQSQMLRWQKQREQVNVSETGEQVKVSVTSIPSPEVQGSAQTAAVSYADVVKRGVRSACVADAKVQQVIQTEPQVTVQTQHDGEAPGPSHVQVTNSESRPRVSSICASRSQASAKYGKYRNQQCMANSLVFLSFLHEDEFITRADLNRVLDKGHAMHSDARKRFVNSVFLACDELPTVVTSRRHEYQVDLSQFAHYGTFDGTGHLPSLEQGLQCLASEVRYALLVMGGNVIAVCRLTSGEYAYFDPHSRLG, from the coding sequence ATgccaagaaaaggtcaaaggtcgcagTCCCAGATGCTTAGATGGCAAAAGCAGCGAGAACAGGTAAATGTTTCTGAGACCGGTGAGCAGGTAAAGGTGTCTGTTACAAGTATTCCCAGTCCAGAAGTGCAGGGCAGTGCTCAGACAGCTGcagtgtcttatgcagatgtggtaaagagaggtgtTCGCTCAGCATGTGTGGCAGATGCTAAAGTACAGCAGGTAATCCAGACTGAACCCCAGGTAACTGTGCAAACgcagcatgatggagaagctccaggaccgtctcatgtacaggttacaaacagtgaaagtcgTCCACGAGTGAGTAGCATCTGTGCATCCCGAAGCCAGGCCTCTGCTAAGTATGGAAAGTACAGgaatcagcaatgcatggctaacagtttggttttcctgtcattcttacaCGAGGATGAATTCATTACGAGAGCAGATCTTAACcgtgtgttggacaaaggccatgccatgcattcagatgccagaaagaggtttgTGAACAGCGTGTTTCTAGCCTGCGATGAGCTTCCCACAGTGGTCACCAGCCGCAGACACGAGTATCAAGTGGACTTGTCTCAGTTTGCTCATTATGGCACATTTGATGGTACAGGTCATCTTCCGAGCCTTGAACAGGgactacagtgtttggcttcagaGGTTCGCTATGCTTTGCTAGTCATGGGAGGAAACGTCATTGCagtttgcaggctgacttcaggtgaatacgcatattttgaccctcactcac